The following proteins come from a genomic window of Montipora capricornis isolate CH-2021 chromosome 9, ASM3666992v2, whole genome shotgun sequence:
- the LOC138017237 gene encoding myb/SANT-like DNA-binding domain-containing protein 7: MAKRGETWSENETKALLSVWGREEIMEMLNNTHKNAEIYEKISKEMSVLGYQRDLIQCRTKVKHLKTEYKKYKDALGRSGAERGKSPKYFNEMDVFLGDQPEATGLSIAIDTSSSNEENKSTKAREKEDLDMIAKYGKGKLQERVCPKCEYKSEIQTAGVHVLGSGCIKVYSEDDEFQCPRCGFTEDGKK, from the exons ATGGCAAAAAGAGGCGAAACTTGGAgcgaaaatgaaacaaaagcacTGCTATCAGTGTGGGGGAGAGAGGAAATAATGGAAATGCTGAACAACACCCATAAAAATGCCGAGATCTACGAAAAGATCAGCAAGGAAATGTCAGTTCTTGGTTACCAGCGAGACTTAATCCAGTGCCGAACAAAGGTGAAACATTTAAAAACTGAGTACAAGAAATATAAAGATGCTCTTGGCCGCTCTGGAGCTGAGAGGGGAAAGAGTCCTAAGTATTTTAATGAAATGGATGTTTTTCTTGGTGATCAACCTGAGGCTACAGGACTTTCTATCGCTATCGACACGTCGTCATCAAACGAAGAAAATAAATCTACGAAAGCACGTGAAAAAGAAG ATTTAGACATGATTGCAAAATACGGCAAAGGTAAACTTCAAGAGAGGGTGTGCCCAAAGTGTGAGTACAAAAGTGAAATCCAGACAGCAGGGGTGCACGTTTTGGGCAGTGGTTGCATCAAAGTGTACAGCGAAGATGATGAATTTCAGTGTCCTCGGTGTGGCTTTACTGAAGATGGTAAGAAATGa